In the Candidatus Delongbacteria bacterium genome, GGCGCACATAGATTTCAACATGGTGCAACGAGCAGGGAGGTGGGGCGCCGGCCATGGTTTTCCTTCAGCGAGTCGAGTGTTGAAAGTGGTCTGACCCGGCGATCCAGATCAGTTCACGAAGGGCCGATAAGCTACCAATACCCCGAAGGATCCGTTTCCGGACCCGGAGGATATCCACAATCCGAATGATGCGAAGGAGTCCACGATGCGGTTTCTGGTTGTTGAAGATGATTTCATCGCAAGGCGCATTCTGACCCAGCACCTGTCCCGCTGGGGATCCTGCGATGTGGCAGTGGACGGGGCCGAAGCGGTCCAGGCGGTCAAGATGGCCCTTGTGGAAGCAAAACCATACGACCTGATCTGCCTGGACATCATGATGCCCAACCTCAACGGGCAGGAAGCGCTCAAGCGCATTCGCGCGGTCGAGGTGGAGTTTGAGATCTCCCCCGGCGAAGGCAGCAAGATCGTGATGACCACCGCCATGGGTGATTCGCGGAATGTGCTCTCGGCCTTTGACTCACAATGCGAAGGGTATCTGGTGAAACCGATCACGCCCGAGGCTCTTGAGAAGCAGCTGATCTGCCTGGATCTGATCCCGGCCTGAACCCTGAGCGATCGACGACTCCCAAGCCATTCACCTCGCCCGCACGGACTGCATGATGAAGATTCTGAGCGCGGATGATGATCTGACCAGCCGTCTGCTGCTGAAAGCCAATCTCCTCCGCTGGGGACACGAGGTGGTGAGTGCCGAAGACGGACTGAGCGCCTGGGAGCACCTGGTGCGGGACCCGGAGATCCGTTTCGCGATTCTGGACTGGATGATGCCCGGCGCCGACGGGATCGATCTTTGTACACGCCTGGCCCACAATGAACTGGGCCGGTTCGTGTATACGATCCTGCTGACCGGTCGCGCCGAGAAGAAGGACATTGTCGCGGGTCTGGAATCCGGCGCACACGATTTCCTCACCAAACCCTTCAATCCGGCCGAACTTCGATCCAGAGTGGACGTGGGTCGGCGCATCCTCAACTACGAATCGGAACTGGGCCAGGCCAACCAACGTCTCCAGGTGTACGCCACCGAAATGGAACAACTGGCCGAGGCCCGGGCCAGGCAACTGGTGCACAGCGAACGGCTGGCCACTCTGGGAACGATGTCCGCGGGTATCGCACACGAGATCAACAACCCTGCCAGCTTCATTTCGGGAAACGTGCAGACGCTGCGCAGATTCTGGAGCGTGTTGCAGGAGCAGGACACCACCGAAGGCAACCCGGACCCCGAGCGCTTGAGTTTCATCCAGGAAGAAGTGCCGCGGGTTCTGGACGGCATCCAGGAAGGCGTAAGCAGGATCAGCCGGATCGTCAAGGGTCTTAAATCATTCTCGTCGCGCGATACGGGGGAAATGCAGCCCTGTTCGCTCAACGAGATCCTTGAGAACGCGCTGATGCTGGCCGGCCATGTGCTCAAGAACCGCATGACCGTGGAAAAGGATCTCTGCCCGGATATGCCCCTGCTTGAAGGCAACCCACAGGAGCTGGAACAAGTCTTCGTCAATCTGTTCGTCAATGCGGCACAGGCGGTGGGCAAAAACCGGCAGGGGCGGTTAATTGTTCGCAGTCGCGCGAACGATAAGGATCTGTACACCACTGTTGAAGACAACGGTCCTGGAATACCCGAAGAGCTGCTGACGAAGATCTGGGATCCATTCTTCACCACGAAGAGCGTGGGAGAAGGCACGGGGCTTGGCCTCGCGATCAGCCTGGGCATCATCGAACGTCACGCCGGGCAGATCCTCGTTGATAACAGGCCAGAAGGCGGAGCACGCTTCCTGTTGCGACTTCCAGCGGCTGAAAGGAAGGTACAAGATGGTCGTTCAGATTCTGATCGTGGATGATGAACTGGAAATCCGCGAAATGCTGGCACGATACTTCCGGTTTCTGGGGTACTCCGTGGAAACGGCGGCCAACGGGCGGGAAGCCATTGCCAGACTGGAAGAGATCCGGACGGACATCGTGATCTCGGACATCATGATGCCCGAGATGAACGGAGTGGAACTGCTGGCGCACATTCGCCAGGAGTATCCGATGACCCATGCGATCATGATCACGGGCTATGTGACACTGGACAATGCGATGAACTGCATGCGCCTGGGCGCGGACACGATGATCTTCAAGCCTCTCGAAGACATGTCCCAACTGGAACAGGCGGTCGGCAAGGCCGTCGCCCGAATCCAGCACTGGCTGCAGCTGCTCAATGACCTGCGCGCGATGAAACCCGCTTCCTGAGCCGAGGGACCCGATGGCAAGCCAGAATCTCAGTGTGGACCAGGAGCTGCTGGTCGAATTCATCGATGAATCTTCGGACACGCTAAGCAGTCTCGATGCCCTGTTCATCGAACTGGAGCAGACACCGGGAGACACTCAGATCGTGAACGCGATCTTTCGTCCGGTGCATTCCATCAAGGGAAACAGTGCGTTCTTCGGGTTCAGCAACATCAAGTCGCTGGCTCACGAAATGGAAACCATCCTGGATCTGGTCCGCAAGAATCGACTGATGGCGGACCAGCAGGTGACATCCGTCCTGCTGGAAGGCGTGGACACGCTGAAGAGCATGTTCGAGCAGGTCCGCGGCGGAGGCGCTGAAGTGGGAGATGCCGAATCCTTCGCCCAGCTGCTGTCCAGGGTTCGCGAACTGGCCATCCCCTCCGGCAGCGAGGACGCGCTGGGTTCCGTGATGCATCTGCTTCAGGGATTGCTGGGAACCCTTGAAGGCAAAGACCCCAATCTTGCCACGACTCTTCAGGAAGCGCTGACCACACTGGGCACGCTGGTCGAGGGCGACGGAAGTGGTCTGCCCGA is a window encoding:
- a CDS encoding response regulator yields the protein MKILSADDDLTSRLLLKANLLRWGHEVVSAEDGLSAWEHLVRDPEIRFAILDWMMPGADGIDLCTRLAHNELGRFVYTILLTGRAEKKDIVAGLESGAHDFLTKPFNPAELRSRVDVGRRILNYESELGQANQRLQVYATEMEQLAEARARQLVHSERLATLGTMSAGIAHEINNPASFISGNVQTLRRFWSVLQEQDTTEGNPDPERLSFIQEEVPRVLDGIQEGVSRISRIVKGLKSFSSRDTGEMQPCSLNEILENALMLAGHVLKNRMTVEKDLCPDMPLLEGNPQELEQVFVNLFVNAAQAVGKNRQGRLIVRSRANDKDLYTTVEDNGPGIPEELLTKIWDPFFTTKSVGEGTGLGLAISLGIIERHAGQILVDNRPEGGARFLLRLPAAERKVQDGRSDSDRG
- a CDS encoding response regulator produces the protein MRFLVVEDDFIARRILTQHLSRWGSCDVAVDGAEAVQAVKMALVEAKPYDLICLDIMMPNLNGQEALKRIRAVEVEFEISPGEGSKIVMTTAMGDSRNVLSAFDSQCEGYLVKPITPEALEKQLICLDLIPA
- a CDS encoding response regulator — its product is MVVQILIVDDELEIREMLARYFRFLGYSVETAANGREAIARLEEIRTDIVISDIMMPEMNGVELLAHIRQEYPMTHAIMITGYVTLDNAMNCMRLGADTMIFKPLEDMSQLEQAVGKAVARIQHWLQLLNDLRAMKPAS